The genome window cccagtctCAGTCTGTTGCTCAAGTGTGACTCAATTTTCTCTATCTTCTCGTCCACCCTCATTACTTTTCCCCATGTTCATCTCTTTCCCTATTGAAACTGTGTCTGTCTCTCAATATCCAGCTCAAAGTCACCTGCTATACAAAGGCTTCTGTGATCTCAGTCATAGTTTCTGAATGTCTATGTTACTGTCTGTGTTGtcttttattatgattatttgtgTACCTCTTAAGGTCCTTGTTAGTCTGTTAAGAAAAATCCATCACATGTTTATCTTTTTTAGCTATCAGGATGGTACCTGCACATAGGTGCTCAGCACATATTTGTTAGGTGCCCCTTCTTTGTTCTCTTGTGCCTTTTCTGCTCAGTCTCTGCGCTACCATACACCCttccttcccccgccccccagtTTTCCTGTTGTTAGTTACTAGTTgattaaaacattttacatatgtgtTTCTAGCCATATACATTGGGAAGAAGGGGTGATAGGATCTTTCAATGAACCATTTCTAGCAAATCTGTTCTGGAAAAAGTTCTCATTTTGTGGTTGCATTATGCATTTACTTTTACTTATGGGGTACTTTTGTTATACACACTttataaaagacttttatgacACCTATTCAAATTAAACTGCTTATGTTGATTCTTTTAGTTACAATGCCATCAAATCATATAAGACAGAGGGAAGAGCTGAACGGTTAGAGGCAGCAGAATACCTTATCTCAGCTGCTGAAGCTGGTAAGAGAATgtctgaaatacaaaatatcaccttccaaacttaattttcatttttgttttctattttacttgCCTTTTTCCTTTGAACATCAGAGTTTAAACATGCTCATCTAACTCTGTTAATCAGTTATTGCATGGAATTTATTAGAAAGCAGGTATTCTTATTGATTAAAgtataatttcagttttcaaattatATGATTTAGTGGCCATGTTTGATTGCCTCACGTATGTATACTAtccagaaggaaaaacaaagtaaGACCCATAAGTCTTCATAAGGCCTACTTTGGTACCttgcatacattattttcttaatatttactgACTGTTTAAGGCAAGAACCATCTTACTCATTTTTGAATACCTAGTCACTAGCAGAGATTGGAAtcataacaataaatatttgttgaatgaagaactACTTAGGAAACCCAGCAAATGAGAAACTTAACCAGATGAAATTTTTTACAGAATTGTCACTTTCTGTAAAGAATGTAAATGTGACTTACTACATTACatagttatttaatttttgaggGGTATTTGCTACTTTGAATTTGAGGAAGATTATGATGAAGTTGGGGCTGCTGTATGTGTGCACAAGCACAGGTTATTGAGGTGTGTTAGGTTCCTGGTCCTTTTCTTCTAATCTTTACCCCCTCTGGTTTATACTGTCTCCTACTCCTAACATCTGTATCTCCTTACTAACTATTCTCTACACCAGGCCACATTGTTAGGAGTCAGGATATCTTTGCTGTCCTTATCCCTCAAAGGGAAAGTGTTTGACATTTTCATCTCCTTTTTAATTTACTTCTCACTAACTGCATGAGGAACTTCTTATGACTACCAAAAACCGTGTCTACTCTTTGACCCTAAGACTCTTCCCCAAAGACCACATTTCACAATAAATACTCAAccacaataaatgttttataggaTAATGCcatgtaaatgttaaaaatagaaccCCTTAAAGatccatttaaatgttttttctatataattttacttgtatatattttttaaaaatcctgtttcaggccgggcacggtggctcacacctgtaatcctagccctctgggaggccaaggcgggcggatcgcccgaggtcaggagttcgagaccagcctgagcgagaccctgtctttactaaaaatagaaataaattatctggacaactaaaaatatatatagaaaaaattagccgggcatggtggtgcatgcctgtagtcccagctacttgggaggctgaggcagtaggattgcttaagcccaggagtttgaggttgctgtgagctaggctgacgtcacggcactcactctagcctgggccacagagcagactctgtctcaaaaaaaaaaaaaaaaaaaaatcctgtttcaGATACAGCCCCTGTGCAATCTCATTCTTTATATGAATGGTCTGTTCTTAATTTGGATTGTTGTAAGTGAGAAAGTACCTGTATGCATAGTAATCttatttaaatctcattttagGAGCCATGACCCTCTGCATTACAAACCCATTATGGGTAACAAAAACTCGCCTGATGTTACAATATGATGGTGTTGTTAACTCTCCACAGCGGCAATATAAAGGAATGTTTGATACActtgtgaaaatatataaatatgaaggTGTGCGTGGATTGTATAAGGTAACAAATtactataatatattttgaataactgAAAATTGTAATTTCTGTTGGCTCTGTTGTCTTCGTTCTGAATGACCTGTAGTCAGTCCTAAAAAGAAGCCAAACTTAGGTAAGaaagaatttaatgaaaactgAAATCTGGTTTATAATATTGAAATTGTACTTTAAGCTGTTTACCCTCATTACCATAAAATGTATCATCATGATAGGGATGATGTGAGAACTATTGAAAACTTTTGTGAAGTATCTTTTGGATAAGTCATACAACCAGGTTGCCTATTTTTTACTCCACTCCTCGGAAGCTCATCTTTTGGGAACTTGGGATAACATAGTATGGAGAAGAGATTAGCAGATCTAACAGAATCTTATTTTATTGAGACTTAAACACAGCCCCTTGTCTgttacagtatttaaaaaatttcttccttgTGGCAATAAGATAGAtctgttttctgattttataactccttttctctttatttcccaCTACTTTACCTTCCACTCTCACCTCTTGTTTATCCCCATGAAATTTTTTTTGGCATACATAGTTGAAAGTCAAAATTAGGTACATGgaattttagtttgttttctaagaattgtgtaatagcttttaaaatcattaatgtTATAAGGTTGGTGTGGATTACTGACTTATGGGcaaaaactttagaaatatatcatttaattctgtgttctttttcatcACTTCTTACCTTGTTCATTTAGAATACCTATGCTCAGTCCATTGAATTGCTATTGCCTTTACTTTCTTAACTTTCCAGAATTTAATCTCCCATTCACACCCCAGTTCTTGATAGTGTAGGTCTtctttatgtttatatgtatactatttatagaaaaactattatgaaaatataaacctTAACCATTCCCTTTTAGGGATTTATTCCTGGGCTGTTTGGAACATCCCATGGTGCCCTTCAGTTTATGGCATATGAATTGCTAAAGTTGAAGTACAACCAGCACATCAATAGATTACCAGAAGCCCAGTTGGTAAgataattcttataaaaatgttatcatttacttttatttgcatttaatagGTGGAAATTttgttatgcttattttgttagTATTGCTATGATGGTAAGTACTGGCTGCCACTAAATTAATTAATAGTTGAATATTTTATGGGCTAATGCCatgcaaatgttaaaaatagaaccCCTTAAAGATCCATTAAAAtgctttctatataatttttaaagaaatcctgtctaaagaaaaatataaatgttttatattgtcATTTTAGAGCACAGTAGAATATATATCTGTTGCAGCACTATCCAAAATATTTGCTGTAGCAGCAACATACCCATATCAAGTTGTGAGAGCTCGTCTTCAGGATCAACACATGTTTTACAGTGGTGTAATGGATGTAATCACAAAGACATGGaggtgagaacatgtgatgtATCAAAATTGCTTGGATGAGGTGCCTTGCATATCTTAGACTGTctagttttattagttttatagcAAAGGCCAGTTTGCTGTGGTGAAAGCATGGCTGGTGGTCCCTGCCTTCCCATTTACTCCATATATGACTGTGGACTTAAATCTTTCTGAAGcttgatttattcatttgtaaaattagacTATCTGGGCTAACAAAGTTGTTATAAACATCAAATGAattgtgaaaatgttttgaaaaattaattaaacaaaatttaggtgttataaaatatttgaatggcATTGAATATAAGAAGTTATAAACCTAGTTTAATACATTCGGGGAGGCCCTACACCTGCTGCTGACACCATAACTTTTGCAAATACTTGTCTCCGTGTATGGAAAAGATGCTTGTTCTTCAGTATGAGACTAGTTAAACTGTTACAGGTAGACATCCTTATATTTCCCTTTAATTCTCATAGGCCAAAGcagaatatttagaatttttcaacATTTAATGAGAACCTAAGTGACAACCTTCTAGGTGGTATCCCCTATTCTAGGCATTAaggaaataaagttttctttttctctgtgctaTATTTAGTGTTGTCAAGCATTTATATAAGCAATgagatttttattacattttatttttatagacagggtTTTCCTATGTTGtacaggctagagttcagtgatACAAGTATAGCTCACTgtaatgtcaaactcctgggctcaagtgatcctcccagcctcagcctcccaagtagctgggactaagcccacaccaccaagcctggctaatttaaaacaattttttttttttttttctgtagagacaaggtctcactatgttgcttaggctggttcgaactcctggtttcaagccatcctcccacctcagtctcccaaagtgctgggattacaggcaagagccactgtgcccagccaactaTGAGATTTTCAGTGCCTACATGAAATCAGTTAAAACTCCTGTGTGTTCatacatttaaaagcatttgaaAGATGGTTAATTTAAAGCGCTTTTTAGTTCAGTTTTGAGGTATTCCTATTCTTTCTTCCTCAGTCAGTCCATAAAAGGAATGTAAGCCCCTGCAAATGGCAAGTAAACTACATTTTTTCAGGACATTGAAAACATGACCTTTAAATCAGAGTGAGGTTTAACTGCTTGCTCCATGCCTTCTGTCAgttaaatttttgtgttttcaagCTAAGTATTTAGG of Lemur catta isolate mLemCat1 chromosome 9, mLemCat1.pri, whole genome shotgun sequence contains these proteins:
- the SLC25A32 gene encoding mitochondrial folate transporter/carrier, whose protein sequence is MTTQGQPAPGSSVCGTVFRHVRYENLVAGVSGGVLSNLALHPLDLVKIRFAVSDGLELRPKYKGILHCLTTIWKLDGLRGLYQGVTPNVWGAGLSWGLYFFFYNAIKSYKTEGRAERLEAAEYLISAAEAGAMTLCITNPLWVTKTRLMLQYDGVVNSPQRQYKGMFDTLVKIYKYEGVRGLYKGFIPGLFGTSHGALQFMAYELLKLKYNQHINRLPEAQLSTVEYISVAALSKIFAVAATYPYQVVRARLQDQHMFYSGVMDVITKTWRKEGLGGFYKGIAPNLIRVTPACCITFVVYENVSHFLLDLREKKLS